From Rhodovastum atsumiense, a single genomic window includes:
- a CDS encoding ABC transporter permease — translation MFAYVLRRLLATIPIMAIVAFVVFSLLYLAPGDPAAIIAGEHAGPEDVARIRASLGLDRPFLLRFLEWSWQVCHGDLGTSIFTNQPVLHLIGQRLEPTVSLLVLTLLIALAVAIPLGVMAAWKHGSLLDRGAMAVSVLGFSVPVFVVGYVLSYVFALELDWVPVQGFTPIREGVGPFLHRLILPAATLGLVYVALIARITRATMLDVLGQDFIRTARAKGLAQGRVLFLHALKNAAVPIVTIVGIGFASLIGGAVVTESVFAIPGLGRLTVDAIMARDYPVIQGIVLLFSFAYVLINLVVDLLYTVFDPRIRY, via the coding sequence ATGTTTGCCTACGTCCTCCGGCGGCTGCTCGCCACCATCCCGATCATGGCGATCGTCGCCTTCGTGGTGTTCAGCCTGCTCTACCTGGCGCCCGGCGACCCGGCGGCGATCATCGCCGGCGAGCATGCGGGGCCGGAGGACGTCGCGCGCATCCGCGCCAGCCTCGGGCTCGACCGGCCCTTCCTGCTGCGCTTCCTGGAATGGAGCTGGCAGGTCTGCCACGGGGACCTCGGCACCTCGATCTTCACCAACCAGCCGGTGCTGCACCTGATCGGCCAGCGGCTGGAACCGACGGTTTCGCTGCTGGTGCTGACCCTGCTGATCGCCCTGGCCGTCGCCATCCCGCTCGGCGTGATGGCGGCCTGGAAGCACGGCTCGCTGCTCGACCGCGGCGCCATGGCGGTTTCCGTGCTGGGCTTCTCGGTGCCGGTCTTCGTGGTCGGCTATGTGCTGTCCTATGTCTTCGCGCTGGAACTCGACTGGGTGCCGGTGCAGGGCTTCACCCCGATCCGCGAGGGCGTGGGGCCGTTCCTGCACCGGCTGATCCTGCCGGCGGCGACGCTGGGTCTGGTCTACGTCGCCCTGATCGCCCGCATCACCCGGGCCACCATGCTGGACGTGCTCGGCCAGGACTTCATCCGCACCGCGCGGGCCAAGGGGCTGGCGCAGGGCCGGGTGCTGTTCCTGCATGCGCTGAAGAACGCCGCCGTGCCCATCGTCACCATCGTCGGCATCGGCTTCGCCTCGCTGATCGGCGGCGCGGTGGTCACCGAGAGCGTCTTCGCCATTCCCGGCCTGGGCCGGCTCACCGTCGATGCGATCATGGCGCGCGATTATCCGGTGATCCAGGGCATCGTGCTGCTGTTCAGCTTCGCCTATGTGCTGATCAACCTCGTGGTGGACCTGCTCTACACCGTGTTTGATCCGAGGATCCGCTATTGA
- a CDS encoding ABC transporter permease, translating into MSASDTLPDLWPPVRRRGPVLTFVRRHPTIVLGLALLALLGTIAVFAPYLGTIDPTKLSPARRTRPPSADFWFGTDMLGRDLYSRVIYGTRVSLVVGFSVAILSSVIGLALGLVSGFVRQLDAVVMRFMDGLMSIPSILLAVALMALTRASVENVILAITVTEVPRVARLVRGVVLSLRERAYVEAAVAAGTRPLVIMYRHILPNTLAPLMVQMTYVCAAAMLIEATLSFIGAGTPPTVPSWGNIMAEGRGLWQVKPYIVFFPAVFLSVAVLAVNLLGDGLRDALDPRLAQKL; encoded by the coding sequence TTGAGCGCCTCTGACACGCTGCCGGATCTCTGGCCGCCGGTGCGCCGGCGCGGGCCGGTGCTGACCTTCGTGCGGCGCCATCCTACCATCGTGCTGGGGCTTGCCCTGTTGGCGCTGCTGGGGACGATCGCCGTCTTCGCGCCATATCTCGGCACCATCGATCCGACGAAGCTGTCGCCGGCGCGGCGCACCCGCCCGCCCTCGGCGGATTTCTGGTTCGGCACCGACATGCTCGGCCGCGACCTCTATTCGCGGGTGATCTACGGCACGCGGGTGTCACTGGTCGTCGGTTTCTCCGTGGCGATCCTCTCCTCGGTCATCGGCCTCGCCCTCGGGCTGGTTTCAGGCTTCGTGCGCCAGCTCGACGCCGTGGTCATGCGCTTCATGGACGGGCTGATGTCCATCCCCTCGATCCTGCTGGCAGTGGCGCTGATGGCGCTGACCCGGGCCTCGGTGGAGAACGTGATCCTCGCCATCACCGTGACCGAGGTGCCGCGCGTCGCCCGGCTGGTGCGCGGCGTGGTGCTGTCATTGCGCGAGCGCGCCTATGTCGAGGCGGCGGTCGCCGCCGGCACCCGCCCGCTGGTGATCATGTACCGCCACATCCTGCCCAACACGCTGGCACCGCTGATGGTGCAGATGACCTATGTCTGCGCCGCCGCCATGCTGATCGAGGCGACACTCAGCTTCATCGGCGCCGGCACGCCACCGACCGTGCCCTCCTGGGGCAACATCATGGCCGAGGGCCGCGGGCTCTGGCAGGTGAAGCCCTATATCGTGTTCTTCCCGGCGGTGTTCCTCAGCGTCGCCGTGCTGGCCGTCAACCTGCTGGGCGACGGGCTGCGCGACGCCCTCGACCCCCGCCTCGCGCAGAAGCTCTGA